A stretch of Imperialibacter roseus DNA encodes these proteins:
- the fumC gene encoding class II fumarate hydratase, whose amino-acid sequence MSIRIEKDTMGPVEVPAEKYWGAQTQRSRDNFKIGGDSARMPIEIIRAFAVLKKAAAQANNELGVLPKDKLELISKACDEVLEGKLDDQFPLVIWQTGSGTQSNMNVNEVVANRAHVINGGKLLDEKKIIHPNDDVNKSQSSNDTFPTAMHIAGYKMVVEVTIPKVQKLRDTLAAKAATFKDVVKIGRTHFMDATPLTLGQEFSGYVSQLDHALKALKNTLPHLSELALGGTAVGTGLNTPKGYDVLVAKKIAAISGHPFVTAENKFESLAAHDAIVESSGALKQLAVSLMKIANDIRMLSSGPRSGIGEILIPENEPGSSIMPGKVNPTQCEALTMVCAQAIGNDSAITVGGMNGHFELNVFKPVMIANFLQSARLLGDACESFNDHCAIGIEPNHPEIKDKLEKSLMLVTALNTHIGYENAAKIAKKAHKEGTTLRQAAIELGLLTNEQFDEWVVPKNMVGSLK is encoded by the coding sequence ATGAGTATAAGAATAGAGAAAGATACAATGGGCCCGGTGGAGGTGCCCGCTGAAAAATATTGGGGCGCTCAGACACAACGATCAAGAGACAATTTCAAAATCGGCGGAGACAGCGCCCGTATGCCTATTGAAATAATCAGGGCGTTTGCCGTACTCAAAAAAGCTGCTGCCCAGGCCAACAACGAGCTTGGGGTATTGCCAAAAGACAAGCTGGAGCTCATTTCCAAGGCTTGTGACGAGGTGCTGGAAGGGAAATTAGACGATCAGTTTCCGCTGGTGATCTGGCAAACCGGCTCAGGCACCCAGTCGAACATGAATGTGAATGAAGTGGTGGCCAACAGGGCCCACGTTATAAACGGCGGCAAGCTGCTCGATGAAAAGAAAATCATCCACCCCAACGACGACGTCAACAAGTCACAGTCGTCTAACGACACCTTCCCCACCGCCATGCACATTGCCGGTTACAAAATGGTGGTTGAAGTGACGATCCCCAAAGTTCAGAAGCTTCGTGATACACTCGCTGCCAAGGCGGCCACCTTTAAAGATGTGGTAAAAATTGGCCGGACGCATTTTATGGATGCTACCCCGCTCACGCTGGGCCAGGAGTTTTCTGGCTATGTGTCGCAGCTGGATCATGCACTCAAGGCACTGAAAAACACCCTCCCTCATTTATCAGAGCTGGCCCTAGGTGGCACTGCTGTAGGTACAGGCCTCAACACACCAAAAGGATACGACGTGTTGGTGGCGAAAAAAATCGCTGCTATATCAGGTCACCCCTTTGTTACAGCCGAAAACAAGTTCGAGTCGCTGGCTGCTCACGATGCCATCGTTGAATCGTCGGGCGCACTCAAGCAGCTGGCTGTGAGCCTGATGAAAATTGCCAACGACATCCGGATGCTTTCCTCAGGCCCCCGCAGTGGTATAGGGGAAATCCTCATCCCTGAAAACGAACCTGGTTCGTCCATCATGCCTGGCAAAGTGAATCCTACTCAGTGTGAAGCACTGACGATGGTATGCGCTCAAGCCATTGGTAACGACTCAGCCATTACCGTGGGAGGCATGAACGGCCATTTTGAACTGAATGTATTCAAGCCGGTTATGATTGCGAATTTTCTTCAATCAGCCCGCCTTTTAGGCGACGCCTGCGAGTCTTTCAACGACCATTGCGCCATTGGCATCGAGCCTAATCATCCTGAAATAAAAGACAAGCTGGAAAAGTCATTAATGCTCGTAACAGCGCTGAATACGCATATCGGATATGAAAATGCAGCTAAAATCGCCAAGAAGGCGCACAAGGAAGGAACCACCCTCCGGCAGGCCGCTATTGAGCTAGGACTTCTTACCAATGAACAATTCGATGAGTGGGTAGTGCCTAAAAATATGGTTGGCAGCTTGAAATAG
- a CDS encoding Ezrin/radixin/moesin family protein — protein MKKLFKFLPIIFGLAVALPTQAQMSKKEKKEWKKRTKSLEPEQYKTLLEENQSLKSQVSTLKNQTADFDSKLADKDSQISEYQETISSLRSDLSATRKQLQDANAAPAKPAGINANVGVVFKVQVGAFKNKDLTKFAKDNENFSAETDGDVNKYTLGVFKDYYEADAFKKYLREMGVKDAWIVSFKDGQRVPIKDVLEGII, from the coding sequence ATGAAAAAACTCTTCAAATTTTTACCAATTATCTTTGGTCTTGCTGTAGCGCTGCCTACTCAGGCACAGATGTCGAAGAAAGAAAAAAAGGAATGGAAGAAAAGGACTAAGTCCCTGGAGCCAGAACAATATAAAACCCTATTAGAGGAAAACCAGTCGCTGAAGAGCCAGGTAAGTACATTAAAGAATCAAACAGCTGACTTTGACAGCAAACTGGCCGACAAAGATTCTCAGATCAGCGAGTATCAGGAAACGATCAGCTCTCTTCGCTCCGACTTGTCAGCAACCAGAAAGCAACTTCAGGATGCCAATGCTGCACCTGCAAAGCCAGCCGGCATCAACGCCAATGTTGGTGTTGTCTTCAAAGTACAGGTGGGTGCCTTCAAAAACAAGGATCTCACCAAGTTTGCCAAAGACAATGAGAACTTCAGTGCGGAAACAGATGGTGACGTGAACAAGTACACACTGGGCGTTTTCAAAGACTACTATGAAGCTGATGCTTTCAAAAAGTATCTCAGGGAAATGGGCGTGAAGGATGCCTGGATTGTCTCTTTCAAAGATGGACAAAGAGTGCCTATCAAAGATGTGCTGGAAGGCATTATATAA
- the map gene encoding type I methionyl aminopeptidase: MIQYKTAEEIELMRISAQLVSRTLGMLAKEVQPGVTPLHLDKLAEEFIRDHKAIPGFLGLYDFPNSLCMSLNEQVVHGIPSGKPLAEGDIISIDCGVLKNGYYGDQAYTFMVGEVSDEIKKLLRVTKECLALGIEQATSSNRIGDISFAIQAHAEANGYGVVRELVGHGLGKKMHESPEVPNYGRRGSGPKIKEGLVIAIEPMINMGTRRVKQLRDGWTIITADNRPSAHYEHDVAIVDGKPDVLTTFDFVEEALGVLQSN; this comes from the coding sequence ATGATTCAATACAAGACCGCAGAGGAAATTGAGCTAATGAGAATAAGTGCCCAGCTGGTTTCACGCACACTGGGTATGCTGGCAAAAGAAGTACAACCGGGTGTCACGCCTCTGCATCTCGACAAACTTGCTGAAGAATTTATCAGAGATCATAAAGCTATTCCGGGGTTTCTTGGTCTTTATGATTTTCCCAACTCCTTGTGTATGTCGCTCAACGAGCAGGTTGTGCACGGCATTCCTTCGGGCAAGCCACTCGCAGAGGGCGATATCATCTCAATTGACTGCGGGGTGCTGAAAAATGGCTACTATGGAGACCAGGCCTATACTTTTATGGTGGGAGAGGTGTCAGACGAGATTAAAAAGCTTCTTAGGGTGACCAAAGAATGCCTCGCATTGGGCATTGAGCAGGCCACTTCCTCCAACAGAATTGGTGACATTAGTTTTGCTATTCAAGCGCATGCCGAAGCCAATGGTTACGGCGTGGTGAGGGAGCTTGTAGGGCATGGCCTGGGCAAGAAAATGCATGAATCTCCCGAAGTACCCAATTACGGAAGAAGAGGGAGTGGTCCAAAAATCAAAGAAGGTCTCGTAATAGCCATCGAACCCATGATCAACATGGGCACAAGAAGGGTAAAGCAACTCCGGGACGGCTGGACAATTATTACTGCCGACAACAGGCCTTCGGCCCATTACGAGCATGATGTAGCCATTGTTGATGGCAAGCCAGATGTACTTACCACCTTTGATTTCGTGGAAGAAGCGCTCGGCGTACTCCAGAGCAACTAG
- a CDS encoding VOC family protein, giving the protein MSDLEATRKFYHECLSLPVIAMVPGRHVFFDVGDTVLLCFDASATRNEKVLPPHYAEGKQHIAFEVPASTYDRWKAALLKKGVEITHEQKWKEEIYSFYFEDPDGHVIEIVPPGLW; this is encoded by the coding sequence GTGTCTGACCTTGAGGCTACCCGGAAGTTCTACCACGAATGCCTGAGCCTGCCGGTCATTGCAATGGTGCCCGGCCGTCATGTTTTTTTTGACGTCGGAGACACAGTGTTGCTCTGTTTCGATGCATCGGCCACACGAAATGAAAAGGTGCTGCCGCCACATTATGCTGAAGGCAAGCAACACATAGCATTTGAAGTGCCGGCGTCGACGTATGACAGGTGGAAGGCTGCACTGCTAAAAAAGGGTGTCGAAATAACGCACGAGCAGAAGTGGAAGGAAGAAATTTACTCTTTCTACTTTGAAGACCCCGATGGGCATGTGATTGAGATTGTGCCCCCGGGGCTTTGGTAG
- a CDS encoding chloride channel protein: MRGNDVLLKFLIWRLRNISDKNFILILAGIVGAIAGIAAVVLKSSVHFIQRMLERNFYLYDINFSYLVYPLIGIVITLIISKYVLKEKLGHGITHVLYSISKNSSIIKRSKMYSRMITSAITVGFGGSVGLEAPIVVTGSAIGSNIAQLVHLNYKKRTLLIGCGTAGAISAIFNSPVAGVIFAIEVILADVTISLFIPILIASVTGSLVSKALLGNDILFSFQLKDSFAAADTPYYILLGVACGLVSLYFTRLTYFVEGKLSRINNDFNRALMGGAALALIILILPPIYGEGYETIKSLLNGNEDEVLQRSLFYGLRENGLIIIFFLFAVMLLKPIASATTIGAGGSGGIFAPSLFLGGVTGYFYARTITQVFPFTNLSLSNFTLVGMCGVMSGVLHAPLTAIFLIAEITSGYTLFVPLMLVSAISYSTISYFEKYSIYTKHLVEKGDLIPNDKDRLVLSQILLEKIVETDLLTIHPNATLDDLVKLVRKSRRNIFPVVNDLGELEGIITLDDVREIMFNEEARKSIIVRTWMTAPPAFVSSNEKMQSVMNKFEISQAWNLPVIDNGKYIGFVSKSSIFSAYRSKLIRQNQEE; the protein is encoded by the coding sequence ATGAGAGGAAATGATGTGCTTCTGAAATTTCTCATTTGGAGGCTCAGAAACATCAGCGATAAGAACTTCATTCTGATCCTGGCTGGGATTGTCGGGGCCATTGCAGGCATTGCTGCTGTGGTGTTGAAGAGCAGCGTCCACTTCATTCAACGAATGCTGGAGAGAAATTTTTATCTGTATGATATCAATTTCTCCTATCTGGTGTATCCGTTGATTGGTATTGTGATCACGCTGATCATTTCCAAATACGTCCTCAAAGAGAAGCTCGGCCACGGTATCACCCACGTCCTCTACTCGATATCCAAAAATTCGAGTATCATCAAGAGGTCGAAAATGTACTCCCGCATGATCACCAGTGCCATCACTGTTGGCTTTGGTGGTTCTGTGGGGCTGGAGGCCCCTATAGTGGTCACAGGCTCGGCCATTGGCTCCAATATTGCCCAGCTTGTTCATCTTAACTACAAAAAGAGAACGCTTTTAATAGGTTGTGGAACAGCTGGTGCCATCTCGGCTATATTCAACTCACCTGTTGCTGGCGTTATATTCGCCATCGAGGTAATCCTGGCCGATGTCACCATTTCATTGTTTATTCCGATTTTGATTGCCTCGGTAACCGGCTCCCTTGTGTCAAAAGCGTTGTTGGGAAACGACATCCTTTTCTCATTTCAGCTAAAAGATTCCTTTGCGGCGGCCGATACCCCCTATTATATTTTGCTTGGTGTAGCATGCGGTTTAGTCTCCTTATACTTTACCCGGCTCACCTATTTTGTTGAAGGGAAGCTGTCCCGAATAAACAATGACTTTAACAGGGCCCTTATGGGTGGTGCTGCCCTTGCGCTCATCATTCTCATTCTTCCCCCAATTTATGGTGAAGGCTATGAAACCATTAAGTCGCTTCTCAATGGAAACGAAGATGAAGTGCTTCAGCGGAGCTTATTTTATGGCCTCAGGGAGAACGGGCTTATCATCATCTTCTTCTTGTTTGCAGTCATGCTCCTCAAGCCAATCGCATCTGCCACCACCATTGGCGCTGGTGGCAGCGGTGGTATCTTCGCTCCCTCCCTCTTCCTGGGTGGCGTTACTGGCTACTTTTACGCCCGCACCATCACGCAGGTATTTCCATTTACCAACCTGAGTTTGAGCAATTTTACGCTGGTGGGCATGTGTGGCGTTATGAGCGGCGTGTTGCATGCCCCGCTTACGGCCATCTTCCTTATTGCCGAAATCACAAGCGGCTATACGTTGTTCGTTCCATTGATGCTGGTTTCCGCTATATCGTATAGCACTATTTCCTATTTCGAAAAATATTCCATTTACACCAAGCACCTTGTGGAAAAGGGCGACCTCATCCCCAACGACAAAGACAGGCTCGTACTTAGCCAGATACTGCTTGAGAAAATAGTGGAAACTGATCTTTTAACCATTCATCCAAATGCCACACTGGATGACCTGGTGAAGTTGGTCAGGAAGTCGAGGCGCAATATCTTCCCTGTTGTGAATGACCTGGGTGAGCTGGAAGGAATCATCACTTTGGACGATGTGAGAGAGATCATGTTCAACGAAGAGGCCCGAAAAAGCATTATTGTGAGAACCTGGATGACAGCGCCTCCGGCATTTGTCTCTTCTAATGAAAAAATGCAAAGCGTGATGAACAAGTTCGAAATTTCGCAGGCCTGGAATCTTCCGGTTATCGACAACGGGAAGTACATCGGCTTCGTCTCTAAATCCAGTATTTTCAGCGCCTACCGCAGCAAACTCATCCGTCAAAACCAGGAAGAGTAA
- a CDS encoding TlpA disulfide reductase family protein — MPRSVLLLFFLFGASATIAQDVEVIKYPQLGAIINAKEDGIKVINFWATWCKPCVEEIGYFEAADSQFRDKGVSVILVSFDFGKDVEKKVQKFIDKNDLHSRVLLLDETDYNSFIDKVSPSWSGAIPATLIVNSKTGKKQFYEKTFKEGELSEVIEAFIN, encoded by the coding sequence ATGCCACGCTCAGTACTTTTGTTATTTTTTCTATTCGGTGCCAGTGCTACCATTGCGCAAGATGTAGAGGTAATAAAGTATCCGCAGCTGGGGGCTATTATCAATGCCAAAGAGGATGGTATCAAAGTCATTAACTTTTGGGCTACCTGGTGTAAACCGTGCGTAGAAGAAATAGGCTATTTTGAAGCTGCTGACAGTCAATTCAGAGACAAAGGGGTTTCTGTTATTCTGGTCAGCTTTGACTTCGGCAAGGATGTTGAAAAGAAAGTACAAAAGTTCATTGATAAAAATGACCTTCACTCAAGAGTGCTTTTGCTAGACGAAACCGATTATAATTCGTTTATAGATAAAGTCTCTCCTTCGTGGTCGGGGGCCATTCCGGCGACACTCATTGTGAACTCAAAAACCGGCAAAAAACAGTTCTATGAAAAGACGTTTAAAGAAGGGGAACTGTCTGAGGTTATTGAAGCTTTTATAAACTAA
- a CDS encoding thioredoxin family protein: MKKTISLLVLLAIVQISAAPFDGGYEVGDIARDFQLKNVDGASVSLSDYKEAKGFIVVFTCNTCPYAKLYEQRIIALDKKYKGDGYPVIAIQPNNGSLSPGDSFEAMQANSKTKGFSFPYLLDETQEIARAYGAARTPHVFLLNKKSGKLRVAYIGAIDNNHQDSDKADKKYVEDAVDALISSKKVPVTLTKAIGCTIKWSGT; encoded by the coding sequence ATGAAAAAGACAATCAGTTTGCTAGTGTTGCTGGCCATTGTTCAGATCAGTGCCGCACCTTTTGATGGGGGATACGAGGTAGGAGATATAGCCAGGGACTTTCAGCTTAAAAATGTGGACGGTGCCTCAGTAAGCCTGTCAGACTACAAAGAGGCTAAAGGCTTTATTGTGGTTTTTACTTGTAACACCTGCCCCTATGCCAAGCTGTACGAGCAAAGGATCATTGCTCTTGACAAAAAATACAAGGGAGATGGCTATCCGGTCATTGCCATTCAGCCCAACAACGGCTCGCTGTCGCCCGGCGATTCGTTTGAAGCGATGCAGGCCAACAGCAAAACGAAAGGCTTTAGCTTCCCTTACCTGCTTGATGAAACCCAGGAAATAGCCCGTGCTTATGGTGCTGCCCGAACGCCTCATGTTTTTTTGCTGAATAAAAAAAGTGGCAAGCTTAGGGTCGCTTATATCGGCGCCATCGACAACAACCACCAGGACTCGGATAAGGCTGACAAGAAGTATGTAGAAGATGCCGTAGATGCGCTGATTTCCAGCAAGAAAGTTCCTGTAACGCTTACCAAAGCCATTGGCTGTACAATTAAATGGAGCGGCACCTGA
- a CDS encoding energy transducer TonB — MEAKKNPRADVQRRYGLHLSIGFMVALALVVTAFEWRTAYEPPIAPEEFVDKFIVVDEAPLTKIPEPPKPKIVMPEIIEVPNNEELDEPPVIIDMEKAEEIGDIPFLEEPLPVEVAPEFVDYAEVMPDPVGGMADFMAFLGKNIRYPKSGIRNDIQGKVYVQFIVDEQGNLTDLKVIKGINEDFDSESLRVLSKAPAWKPGRQGGRPVKVRMVLPIIYKLH; from the coding sequence ATGGAAGCAAAGAAAAACCCCCGGGCAGATGTACAGCGCCGATACGGCCTGCACCTGTCGATTGGATTTATGGTAGCCCTGGCGCTGGTAGTCACGGCTTTTGAGTGGCGCACAGCGTATGAGCCGCCGATAGCGCCAGAAGAATTTGTGGATAAGTTCATTGTGGTTGACGAAGCACCGCTGACAAAAATTCCGGAGCCCCCAAAGCCCAAGATTGTTATGCCAGAGATAATTGAAGTACCAAATAACGAGGAACTAGACGAACCCCCAGTAATTATTGATATGGAAAAGGCCGAAGAGATCGGTGACATACCATTTTTGGAAGAGCCACTCCCAGTAGAAGTAGCCCCGGAGTTTGTAGACTATGCCGAGGTAATGCCCGATCCAGTAGGCGGCATGGCTGATTTCATGGCATTCCTGGGAAAGAATATCAGGTACCCAAAAAGCGGCATCAGAAACGATATTCAGGGCAAGGTCTATGTGCAGTTCATTGTAGATGAGCAGGGCAACCTGACGGACTTAAAGGTGATTAAGGGCATCAACGAAGACTTCGATAGCGAGTCGCTGAGGGTGCTTTCCAAAGCACCTGCGTGGAAGCCAGGCAGGCAGGGCGGGCGGCCCGTCAAAGTGAGGATGGTGCTGCCGATTATTTACAAGCTTCATTAA
- a CDS encoding RNA polymerase sigma factor has product MKEETHIENARSDYNEEELLLLSKKNIDHFGKIYNQQYDSIFRFVLRKTDDDELAADLVSEVFLKAMLAIKRFQYNGVPYQAYLMKIARNEVLAHYQRTKKRMVISIDETNLREILQNEVDVKMEAEKVISLIDLLDEDEVAILDLKFFEGKAFYEIAFILEKNESTVKMRYYRALQKLKEKVSGQ; this is encoded by the coding sequence TTGAAAGAGGAGACTCACATAGAAAACGCACGATCGGACTACAACGAAGAAGAGCTCCTCCTTCTTTCGAAGAAAAATATTGACCATTTCGGCAAGATTTATAACCAGCAATACGACTCGATTTTCCGATTTGTCTTGCGCAAAACGGACGACGATGAGTTGGCAGCCGACCTTGTTTCAGAAGTGTTTCTCAAGGCCATGCTGGCAATAAAAAGGTTTCAGTACAATGGTGTGCCCTATCAGGCCTACCTGATGAAAATAGCCAGAAACGAGGTGCTGGCCCACTATCAGCGAACAAAGAAGCGGATGGTGATCAGCATTGATGAGACCAACCTGAGAGAGATTCTGCAGAACGAGGTAGATGTAAAAATGGAGGCTGAAAAAGTGATCAGCCTTATCGACCTGCTCGATGAGGACGAAGTGGCCATTCTGGACCTCAAGTTTTTTGAAGGGAAGGCATTTTATGAGATCGCTTTCATCCTCGAAAAGAATGAGAGCACAGTGAAGATGAGGTATTACAGGGCGTTGCAAAAGTTAAAAGAAAAGGTGTCGGGGCAATGA
- a CDS encoding RluA family pseudouridine synthase — protein MSEEIDLGEDFLDEEGELFEHHRIVVDKKQSPVRIDKYLTDRLPNTTRNRVQDAIRDEFVQVNEKAVKPNYKIHPDDVITVSLPEPPRDTEVVPENIPLNIVYEDEHLLVVNKPAGMVVHPAFNNWSGTLVNALTYHFQQLPEMKGNEGRPGLVHRIDKDTSGLLVIAKTELAMNSLAKQFFDHSIERTYYALVWGVPEQEKGTVDVFLGRSLKDRRVTTAFPDGDFGRNAVTHYEMLKDLRYVALIKCNLETGRTHQIRAHMKYIGHPIFNDATYGGDRVVKGTIFTKYKQFVDNCFKLIPRQALHAKSLGFIHPATKEFVQFESDLPEDFTSVIDKWEHYLQYN, from the coding sequence ATGAGCGAAGAAATTGATTTGGGAGAAGATTTTTTGGATGAAGAAGGTGAGCTTTTTGAACACCACAGGATTGTGGTGGATAAAAAGCAGAGCCCTGTGCGAATAGATAAGTACTTGACTGACAGGCTTCCCAATACTACCCGCAACAGAGTACAAGATGCCATTCGGGATGAGTTTGTTCAGGTAAATGAAAAGGCTGTAAAGCCAAACTATAAGATTCACCCGGATGACGTGATCACGGTTTCACTGCCTGAGCCTCCCAGAGACACTGAAGTGGTGCCCGAAAACATTCCACTTAATATTGTGTATGAAGATGAGCACCTGCTTGTGGTTAATAAGCCCGCTGGCATGGTGGTTCATCCGGCGTTTAATAACTGGTCAGGCACACTTGTAAATGCCCTTACCTACCACTTTCAGCAGCTTCCGGAAATGAAAGGCAACGAAGGGCGGCCAGGCTTGGTGCATAGAATCGATAAAGATACCAGTGGACTGCTGGTAATTGCCAAAACAGAGCTTGCCATGAACTCTCTGGCCAAACAGTTTTTCGACCACTCTATCGAACGCACATACTATGCCCTGGTGTGGGGCGTGCCTGAGCAGGAAAAAGGTACTGTTGATGTCTTTCTCGGAAGAAGCCTGAAAGACCGCCGGGTTACAACAGCCTTCCCCGATGGTGACTTCGGCAGAAATGCTGTCACGCATTATGAGATGCTGAAGGATTTGAGGTATGTAGCGCTGATCAAGTGCAACCTGGAAACGGGCCGCACTCACCAGATCAGGGCACATATGAAGTACATCGGGCACCCGATATTCAACGACGCTACCTATGGAGGTGACAGGGTAGTGAAAGGCACCATTTTCACCAAGTACAAGCAATTTGTGGACAACTGCTTCAAGCTGATACCCCGACAGGCCTTACATGCCAAGTCGCTGGGGTTCATACACCCTGCCACCAAAGAGTTTGTGCAATTTGAATCCGATTTGCCGGAAGATTTCACTTCTGTAATCGACAAATGGGAGCACTACCTACAGTATAATTAG
- a CDS encoding 1-aminocyclopropane-1-carboxylate deaminase/D-cysteine desulfhydrase has protein sequence MIYPAAQPVPEIEIKAPFIEKAGVQLIVRREDLNHPHISGNKYWKLKYNLLEADKLGHHTLLTFGGAFSNHIAATAAACKAVGLKSIGVIRGEDADLTNPTLAQAVKNGMVIHRISRAKYREKEFASFADEMRMLFSDFFLIPEGGTNDLAIKGTAEMVSRIDTQYDYLALPVGTGGTMAGCIDCLRGQGQILGFSALKGNFLTEEIIALQQQYSLSAFGNWDMINHYHFGGYGKVKDDLIVFMKAFEDQYAIPLEPVYTGKMMFGLLEMIKNAYFRKGSVIYTIHTGGLQGRAGFRRIPA, from the coding sequence ATGATTTATCCAGCAGCGCAGCCTGTTCCCGAGATTGAAATTAAGGCACCTTTTATTGAAAAGGCTGGCGTACAACTCATTGTACGAAGAGAAGACTTAAACCATCCTCACATTTCGGGAAATAAGTACTGGAAACTAAAATATAACCTTCTGGAAGCCGACAAACTCGGCCACCACACATTGCTGACCTTCGGTGGGGCGTTCTCTAACCACATCGCCGCTACTGCAGCCGCTTGCAAGGCCGTTGGGCTGAAGTCGATTGGTGTCATCAGAGGCGAGGATGCCGACCTGACCAACCCCACCCTGGCGCAAGCGGTCAAAAATGGAATGGTCATACACCGGATATCAAGAGCCAAATACAGAGAGAAGGAATTTGCTTCATTTGCCGATGAAATGAGGATGCTATTCAGTGATTTCTTTCTCATTCCCGAGGGTGGCACCAACGACCTGGCTATAAAAGGAACGGCGGAGATGGTCAGTCGAATAGATACTCAGTATGACTATCTGGCTTTACCGGTGGGAACGGGTGGCACGATGGCTGGATGCATAGACTGCCTGAGGGGACAGGGGCAAATACTTGGCTTCTCAGCGTTGAAAGGCAATTTCCTTACCGAAGAAATAATAGCGCTGCAACAGCAATACAGCCTAAGCGCTTTTGGCAATTGGGACATGATAAACCACTATCATTTTGGTGGATATGGAAAGGTCAAAGATGATTTGATTGTGTTTATGAAGGCCTTCGAAGACCAATATGCCATCCCTTTAGAGCCCGTCTACACTGGGAAAATGATGTTTGGCCTGCTTGAGATGATTAAAAATGCTTACTTTCGTAAAGGCTCTGTCATTTATACAATTCATACCGGCGGGCTACAGGGCAGGGCCGGTTTTAGGAGAATACCTGCGTAA